Proteins from one Pontibacter korlensis genomic window:
- a CDS encoding RagB/SusD family nutrient uptake outer membrane protein, giving the protein MLSSNFLGKRYMKKIVFMMITAVLLQACDDDFLTTNPTDTFTEETFWKTETHALAGINGTYAQLQVSNLYGSINVLLLEAISPNGYNYSNSAGVNFIAEGVHDASNSASINNRWNASYKGIGRANTVVGHIDAIKMDEGLKSRIKGEAKFLRALFYANLVNFYGGVPLILDVPNIDQGSLPRSSREEVVNQIVKDLNEASEVLPLRYTNTDIGRATKGAALALQARVLAYESRWGEAAAAAKQVIDLNVYSLFPDYRELFYLENEGNEEVIFDVQLKFPEFGSNFDIYLDRYNSLAPLQDLVDSYQMIDGKSISESTLYNADNPYENRDPRLQKTVIVPGSNFKGKIVKDDAYPFTGYGQKKYSVYKDNEVPAKVVNTGDSELNYIILRYADVLLLYAEAQNEASGPDKSVYEAINKVRARAGMPAIPEGLTQNEMREAIRLERRIELAGEGLYYDDIRRWKTAETVMNTEIVDRKGHVIGVRTFNPSRDYLWPIPSVALQENPNLEQNPGYNK; this is encoded by the coding sequence ATGTTAAGTTCTAATTTTTTAGGAAAACGGTATATGAAAAAGATAGTTTTTATGATGATTACTGCAGTGCTTTTACAAGCCTGCGACGATGATTTCCTTACAACAAATCCTACAGATACTTTTACGGAAGAAACTTTCTGGAAAACAGAAACCCATGCTTTGGCGGGTATTAACGGTACATATGCACAACTCCAGGTTTCTAACTTATACGGTAGCATAAATGTACTTTTGTTAGAAGCTATTTCTCCTAATGGATATAACTATAGTAATTCAGCGGGAGTAAATTTTATTGCTGAGGGAGTGCATGATGCCAGTAATTCTGCTTCTATAAACAACAGGTGGAATGCTAGCTACAAAGGTATTGGTCGTGCCAATACAGTCGTGGGCCATATTGATGCTATCAAAATGGATGAGGGTCTGAAGTCCCGAATCAAAGGAGAGGCAAAGTTCCTGCGCGCATTGTTCTATGCTAATCTGGTTAATTTTTACGGTGGTGTGCCTCTGATTCTTGACGTGCCAAATATCGATCAGGGTTCTTTACCTAGAAGTAGCCGTGAAGAAGTTGTGAATCAGATAGTGAAAGACTTGAATGAGGCAAGCGAAGTACTGCCGTTAAGATATACCAATACAGATATTGGAAGAGCAACTAAAGGGGCAGCTCTTGCTTTGCAAGCTCGCGTGTTGGCATACGAATCTAGATGGGGAGAAGCTGCTGCAGCTGCTAAGCAAGTAATAGACCTCAACGTTTACAGCTTATTCCCAGACTATAGGGAGCTGTTTTACCTAGAAAATGAAGGCAACGAGGAAGTTATCTTCGATGTGCAGCTAAAGTTCCCGGAGTTTGGCTCTAACTTCGATATTTATTTAGATAGGTACAATAGCCTTGCTCCCCTTCAGGACTTAGTAGATAGCTACCAGATGATAGACGGGAAAAGCATTTCTGAGTCTACTTTATATAATGCCGATAACCCATATGAAAATCGAGATCCCCGCTTACAGAAAACTGTAATTGTGCCAGGTTCAAACTTTAAAGGGAAAATTGTTAAAGACGATGCCTACCCGTTCACAGGCTATGGCCAGAAAAAATACTCAGTATATAAAGATAACGAGGTGCCTGCCAAAGTTGTGAACACAGGAGACTCTGAGCTTAACTATATCATTTTGCGCTATGCTGATGTCTTGTTACTATATGCAGAAGCCCAAAATGAAGCTAGTGGACCTGATAAGAGTGTTTATGAAGCTATCAACAAAGTACGAGCCCGAGCTGGCATGCCTGCTATTCCAGAAGGACTAACCCAGAACGAAATGCGGGAAGCCATTAGACTGGAAAGAAGAATAGAGCTGGCAGGTGAAGGCCTGTACTACGATGATATTCGCAGGTGGAAAACTGCTGAAACAGTTATGAACACAGAGATAGTTGACAGGAAGGGCCATGTTATAGGAGTAAGAACCTTTAATCCAAGCCGTGACTATTTATGGCCTATTCCTTCAGTGGCTTTACAGGAGAACCCAAATCTTGAACAGAATCCAGGTTATAATAAATAG
- a CDS encoding GAF domain-containing protein: MTVFENARKEACLLASPLVIGDFDLQFYAAAPLTTSDGINIGAVCIVNKVPRELFTASDQKELQSLAAIVMDDIEKS, encoded by the coding sequence GTGACTGTTTTCGAAAACGCCAGGAAGGAAGCCTGCCTGCTGGCCAGCCCTTTGGTTATAGGTGATTTTGACTTGCAGTTTTACGCTGCCGCTCCCTTGACCACCTCAGACGGTATTAATATAGGTGCTGTGTGCATTGTTAACAAGGTGCCGAGAGAGTTGTTCACTGCATCAGACCAGAAGGAGCTTCAAAGCCTTGCTGCTATTGTGATGGATGACATAGAGAAATCATAG
- a CDS encoding bestrophin family protein, whose protein sequence is MIVRRNLSWRAILHYTWKSLLYYLLLAVAVYLAHDRYQADYLSMPFNTVTALSTALAIFLGFKSNSAYERWWEGRKIWGLLVNYSRAWTRQVITMVIPGEEADAPAVKELQRRMVYRHIAFVHALRVFLRIRHAYNETAQEEMFKETNRYSDIQGFLPEEEFRAFHHKNNPPNFLLELQGEDLRQAFERGWVSDYRFVKLEDTLVEFNNIQGMGERIKNTPFPRQYSFFSRVFVFIHATLLPFAFVSELGLATIPVSVVISFVFLALDLVGERTEDPFENRLEDVPLTALSLTIETNVKEQWGDKDFPARQTTQEGIVF, encoded by the coding sequence ATGATCGTCCGGAGAAATTTGAGCTGGAGGGCTATCCTCCACTACACATGGAAAAGCCTGCTCTACTACCTGCTGCTGGCAGTCGCTGTTTACCTTGCCCACGACCGTTATCAGGCGGATTACCTGAGCATGCCCTTCAACACCGTTACGGCCCTGAGCACGGCGCTGGCCATCTTCCTTGGCTTCAAGAGCAACAGTGCCTATGAAAGGTGGTGGGAAGGCCGCAAGATCTGGGGGCTGCTGGTTAACTACAGCCGCGCCTGGACACGACAGGTGATCACGATGGTGATTCCCGGCGAAGAGGCGGATGCCCCGGCCGTAAAAGAGCTGCAGAGGCGCATGGTGTACAGGCACATTGCCTTTGTGCATGCACTGCGCGTTTTCCTGCGGATAAGGCACGCCTACAATGAAACGGCCCAGGAGGAAATGTTCAAGGAAACCAACAGATACTCCGACATACAGGGTTTTCTACCGGAAGAGGAGTTCCGTGCTTTCCACCATAAAAATAACCCTCCTAACTTCCTGCTCGAGCTGCAGGGCGAAGACCTGCGGCAGGCCTTTGAGAGAGGCTGGGTCTCGGATTACCGGTTCGTAAAACTGGAGGACACTCTGGTGGAGTTCAACAACATTCAGGGCATGGGCGAGCGAATCAAGAACACGCCTTTCCCGCGCCAATACAGCTTCTTCTCCCGGGTCTTTGTGTTTATACACGCCACGCTGCTGCCCTTTGCCTTTGTCAGTGAACTGGGCCTGGCCACTATTCCCGTCTCCGTAGTCATCTCCTTTGTGTTTTTGGCGCTGGATCTGGTAGGAGAGCGAACCGAGGACCCTTTCGAGAACAGGCTGGAGGATGTACCGCTCACAGCTCTGAGCCTCACCATAGAAACCAACGTCAAGGAGCAGTGGGGCGACAAGGACTTTCCTGCCAGGCAGACGACACAGGAAGGCATTGTTTTCTAG
- a CDS encoding ankyrin repeat domain-containing protein, whose product MISFILNILLLFIPALVFAQSEDLITAARAGDVAAIKQHLQNKSDVNATDHRGFSPLIIAVYGGHQDAVAVLLEAGAKINHQDVTGNTALMGAAFKGYPAIAELLISKGADVNLQNGNGGTALMFASMFGRNDVIKVLVNHGADKSIKDQRGLTALDLATQQGNQEGIALLQ is encoded by the coding sequence ATGATATCTTTCATCCTTAACATCCTACTCCTGTTTATACCTGCCTTGGTTTTTGCCCAGTCAGAAGACCTGATTACAGCAGCCAGAGCAGGCGACGTAGCTGCCATAAAGCAACACCTGCAGAACAAGTCTGACGTGAACGCGACTGACCACAGAGGTTTTAGCCCACTGATTATCGCTGTGTATGGTGGCCACCAGGATGCAGTAGCTGTACTGCTGGAGGCAGGCGCTAAGATTAACCACCAGGATGTGACAGGCAACACAGCCTTGATGGGAGCAGCTTTCAAAGGTTATCCTGCCATTGCAGAACTATTGATCAGTAAAGGCGCTGACGTAAACCTGCAAAATGGCAATGGCGGCACAGCCCTAATGTTTGCCAGCATGTTCGGCCGCAACGATGTGATTAAAGTGCTGGTAAACCATGGCGCCGACAAGAGTATCAAGGATCAGCGCGGCCTTACCGCCCTCGACCTGGCTACACAGCAAGGAAACCAGGAGGGTATAGCACTGCTACAGTAA
- a CDS encoding B12-binding domain-containing radical SAM protein: protein MARLRIGVVDLVSKGPTSTLWARVMHANLASIMPQVVATWCEQQGHEVRLICYTGLENLQKELPRDVNVVFICSFTQAALLAYALSNYFRSQGAVTVLGGPHARCYPDDAVKYFDYVLGFTHKETIAEVLQECRSRRREGRHLSASRQPLHLPGVKERWKFIEPTLKKAPFLQMVPMLGSVGCPYTCSFCIDATVDYQPLSFDVIKEDLRFLLTKYKRPTVGWHDPNFGVRFDANMEAIASAAPPGSFRFFAESSLSILTEAHLEVLQQNGFEALLPGVESWYELGNKSRTSRSMGEEKVSRISEHINMMFRYVPYVQTNFVLGLDSDEGDEPFELTKRFVDLSPAAFPGYSLLSVFGEAAPLNLEYQRAGRVLPFPFHFLNNHLAMNIKPKNYGWVEFYDKVIDLTAYTFSKKAIYRRFKATPNANAKWMNFMRAVSSEGYGRLRFYRQVREKLLSDAAFRQYFEGESRRLPSFYKEIIQKDLGVWWQWLPEGALEHNENAYLHKSFPTVV, encoded by the coding sequence ATGGCAAGATTAAGAATTGGGGTAGTTGATCTGGTAAGCAAAGGCCCAACTAGTACCCTTTGGGCTAGGGTTATGCATGCTAACTTGGCAAGCATTATGCCGCAGGTGGTAGCCACTTGGTGCGAGCAGCAGGGGCATGAGGTGAGACTAATCTGCTATACAGGTTTGGAAAACCTGCAAAAGGAGCTGCCTAGGGATGTGAATGTGGTTTTTATTTGCTCTTTCACCCAGGCAGCGCTGTTGGCCTATGCTCTTAGCAACTATTTCCGCAGCCAGGGGGCAGTTACGGTGCTGGGTGGGCCTCACGCCCGTTGCTACCCTGATGACGCTGTCAAGTACTTTGACTACGTGTTGGGCTTCACCCATAAAGAAACCATTGCAGAAGTGCTGCAAGAGTGCAGATCGCGGCGCCGTGAGGGCAGGCATCTTTCCGCCAGTAGGCAACCCCTACATCTGCCGGGGGTAAAAGAGCGTTGGAAGTTTATAGAGCCTACGTTAAAGAAGGCACCCTTTCTCCAGATGGTGCCCATGCTCGGGAGTGTAGGCTGCCCCTATACCTGTTCTTTTTGCATTGATGCCACGGTAGACTACCAGCCTCTGAGCTTTGACGTGATAAAAGAGGACCTGCGGTTTCTGCTAACAAAATACAAGAGGCCTACTGTTGGCTGGCATGACCCGAACTTCGGCGTGCGCTTCGATGCGAACATGGAAGCGATTGCCTCCGCAGCCCCTCCAGGCAGTTTCCGATTTTTTGCCGAAAGCAGCCTTTCCATATTGACAGAAGCACATCTGGAGGTACTGCAGCAAAACGGCTTTGAGGCCCTGCTGCCTGGGGTTGAGTCCTGGTATGAGCTGGGCAACAAGTCCCGGACCTCCCGCAGCATGGGGGAGGAGAAGGTATCCCGCATCTCTGAACACATCAACATGATGTTCCGGTATGTTCCCTACGTACAGACCAACTTTGTGCTGGGGCTGGACAGTGACGAGGGGGATGAGCCATTTGAACTGACGAAACGCTTTGTGGATTTGTCTCCGGCGGCTTTCCCTGGCTATTCTCTGTTAAGCGTCTTCGGCGAAGCGGCTCCTTTAAACCTGGAGTATCAGCGTGCCGGGAGGGTGCTGCCCTTTCCCTTTCACTTTCTCAACAATCACCTGGCCATGAACATCAAACCCAAAAACTACGGGTGGGTGGAGTTTTACGATAAGGTGATCGACCTGACCGCTTACACTTTTTCTAAAAAAGCCATCTATCGCCGCTTCAAAGCTACTCCAAACGCCAACGCCAAATGGATGAACTTCATGCGGGCAGTTTCTTCGGAAGGGTATGGACGCCTGCGCTTTTACCGCCAGGTGCGTGAAAAACTGCTCTCAGACGCTGCTTTCAGGCAGTACTTTGAGGGGGAGTCACGACGGTTGCCATCCTTTTATAAAGAAATCATTCAAAAAGACTTAGGGGTGTGGTGGCAGTGGCTTCCAGAAGGAGCCCTGGAGCATAACGAGAATGCCTACTTGCATAAAAGCTTCCCTACTGTTGTCTAG
- a CDS encoding sensor histidine kinase translates to MINASSKDKGTFEKLIELNDELENYFNNTIIPQLFVDADMILRKFTPAAMKHFKLSSDDVGRHIDEVSNNIRFPTIIENITEVIESGRDLEKEIQTTDKVWYQMNILPYIIRKENRTNGVIITFIDINDRIQILKGYERLNRDYENIIHSISHDIKGPLSNIEGLIRILKSTPESEEDNRRIIDMLSDSVGNLRRTVEDLADINHDTDFAKESERVNFENVIEDAKLALRDKIAESNAKIRAQIGESEICFPRKNIRSIIYNLLSNAIKYRKPGREPVVTISTEKSGEHIMLRMSDNGLGIAEDKQDYIFDRNTRLLTHVEGTGVGLFIVKGMVEATGGRIEVKSKEGEGTTFTLYFK, encoded by the coding sequence ATGATAAACGCTTCATCCAAAGACAAAGGTACATTCGAAAAGCTAATCGAGTTAAACGATGAACTCGAAAACTATTTCAACAACACGATTATACCGCAGTTGTTTGTGGATGCAGATATGATTCTGCGCAAGTTCACGCCTGCTGCCATGAAGCACTTCAAGCTTTCATCCGATGATGTGGGTAGGCACATTGACGAGGTGTCCAACAATATCCGCTTCCCGACCATCATCGAGAACATTACCGAAGTGATTGAGAGCGGCAGGGATTTGGAGAAGGAAATCCAGACAACTGATAAGGTGTGGTATCAGATGAATATCCTGCCCTATATCATCAGGAAAGAGAACAGGACAAACGGTGTTATCATCACCTTCATCGACATCAACGACCGCATCCAAATCCTGAAGGGGTACGAGAGGCTGAACAGAGACTACGAAAATATAATCCACTCCATCTCCCACGACATAAAAGGACCACTCTCAAACATAGAGGGCTTAATCAGGATTTTGAAATCCACTCCTGAAAGTGAAGAGGATAACAGGCGAATCATCGACATGCTGAGCGATTCAGTGGGTAACCTGCGCAGAACGGTGGAGGACCTCGCTGACATCAATCACGACACAGATTTTGCCAAGGAGTCTGAGCGTGTGAATTTTGAAAACGTGATAGAGGACGCCAAGCTTGCACTCAGGGATAAGATAGCAGAGTCCAACGCAAAAATCAGGGCCCAAATCGGGGAATCGGAAATCTGCTTTCCCCGAAAGAACATCAGAAGCATCATCTACAACCTTCTCTCGAACGCCATCAAGTACAGAAAGCCAGGTAGGGAGCCTGTGGTTACCATATCCACAGAGAAGTCAGGGGAACACATCATGCTTAGAATGAGTGACAATGGTTTGGGTATAGCGGAAGACAAACAGGATTACATTTTTGACCGCAACACCAGGCTGTTAACCCATGTGGAGGGTACAGGCGTTGGATTGTTCATTGTCAAGGGAATGGTGGAAGCTACGGGGGGCAGAATTGAAGTAAAAAGCAAGGAAGGTGAAGGAACAACCTTTACGTTATACTTCAAATAG
- the hscB gene encoding Fe-S protein assembly co-chaperone HscB → MNYFEFYNIPESFLLDEKALKNTYYKLSREYHPDFFANEPQEKQQDILQLSTLNTNAYRTLSDPDLRMQYILREHGLLEEGGKNELPSDFLMKMMELNEELMELEFDFDAAKLHEIGEKSSGVMSQLDNDILPVLQRYPELHGVTKDEALQQVKTYYLKKKYLLRIQESLSKFASHS, encoded by the coding sequence ATGAATTACTTCGAATTCTATAACATACCTGAGAGTTTCCTGCTGGACGAGAAGGCACTGAAGAACACTTACTACAAACTCAGCCGTGAGTACCACCCGGACTTTTTTGCCAACGAGCCACAAGAAAAGCAGCAGGATATTCTGCAACTGAGCACACTAAACACCAATGCTTACCGCACCCTCTCCGATCCGGATCTGCGCATGCAGTACATACTGAGAGAGCATGGCCTGCTGGAGGAGGGCGGCAAAAACGAACTGCCCTCTGACTTCCTGATGAAGATGATGGAGCTGAACGAGGAGCTAATGGAGCTGGAATTTGACTTTGATGCAGCCAAGCTACACGAGATTGGCGAAAAAAGCAGCGGTGTTATGAGCCAATTGGATAACGACATACTGCCTGTTTTGCAGCGATACCCTGAGCTTCATGGAGTTACAAAAGATGAGGCTTTGCAGCAGGTAAAAACTTACTACCTGAAGAAAAAATACCTGTTGCGCATTCAAGAAAGTTTATCTAAGTTTGCATCGCATTCCTGA
- a CDS encoding STAS/SEC14 domain-containing protein: protein MQELKSAFGKKFITISIDTENRWIRTNWVGYLTHDNIKAGALAYMKAVRESGFSCVLNDTREVLGSWDHSLDWVVNEWASQAAAAGIRNFALITSPESFAESTASNFHANNKAFEVRVFADRTSAEAWLRQHSLSKKSNQQ, encoded by the coding sequence ATGCAAGAACTTAAAAGTGCTTTTGGGAAAAAGTTTATCACCATATCCATTGATACTGAAAACAGGTGGATACGCACAAATTGGGTAGGTTACCTAACACACGACAATATCAAAGCAGGTGCTTTGGCTTATATGAAGGCTGTAAGGGAATCAGGGTTTAGCTGTGTACTCAACGATACGAGGGAGGTTCTCGGAAGCTGGGACCATTCTCTTGATTGGGTTGTAAACGAATGGGCATCGCAGGCAGCCGCTGCTGGTATTAGGAACTTTGCCCTCATTACTTCACCTGAGTCCTTTGCTGAGTCAACAGCTTCTAACTTTCACGCAAACAACAAAGCGTTTGAGGTGAGGGTGTTTGCGGATAGAACCAGTGCCGAGGCTTGGCTGCGGCAGCATTCCCTGAGTAAAAAAAGCAATCAACAATAA
- the nhaA gene encoding Na+/H+ antiporter NhaA, with the protein MRNDPETDTKTVRLPKELLDRLTKPFEHFLHTGATSSAVLLLATIVALVISNSPWAHVAEQFWEIPAGFQVGSISFARSLREWINDGLMTLFFFLVALELKRELILGEISDPRKAALSVAAALGGMLVPAILYLALQWGQSGVHGWGTVMATDTAFAIGCLAILGSRIPQSLRVFMLSLAIVDDIGAILVVAIGYSSHISWSALALGALGIALIRAMAALGFRGFPLYILVGCFIWFALDTSGVHATITGVILGLMTPARRWVSDERLYAILDQVIAQPGDEQGSGATKNRQTLQVAETAARETLSPVERLEYALHPWVGFVIMPVFALANAGLKLSFDDTDSSVVVAVVAGFTLGKPMGILAFSWLAVRLHLAVRPPDLSWKLIAGGGLLAGIGFTMALFIANLAFSESLVESAKAGILLASVFSAVAGLALLRWWPVHERRP; encoded by the coding sequence ATGAGAAATGATCCGGAAACTGACACCAAAACCGTCCGGCTACCTAAAGAGCTTCTTGACAGGCTTACAAAACCTTTTGAGCACTTCCTGCACACTGGTGCAACTAGCTCTGCTGTACTACTATTGGCGACTATCGTAGCCTTGGTTATATCAAATTCTCCTTGGGCTCATGTTGCTGAGCAATTTTGGGAAATCCCGGCAGGCTTTCAAGTGGGCTCGATTAGCTTCGCCCGATCACTGCGGGAGTGGATTAACGATGGGTTAATGACGCTGTTTTTCTTCCTTGTGGCTCTGGAACTGAAGCGAGAGTTAATTCTCGGGGAAATAAGTGACCCGCGCAAAGCAGCGCTGTCTGTTGCAGCTGCTCTGGGAGGAATGTTGGTGCCTGCAATACTATACCTGGCCCTACAGTGGGGGCAATCCGGAGTGCATGGCTGGGGTACGGTTATGGCAACCGACACAGCGTTTGCCATCGGTTGTTTGGCTATTCTCGGTTCACGTATCCCCCAAAGCCTGCGGGTGTTCATGCTATCGCTGGCAATCGTAGACGATATTGGCGCCATTCTGGTGGTGGCCATCGGCTACAGTAGCCACATTTCCTGGAGTGCGCTGGCGCTGGGAGCCCTTGGAATTGCTCTTATACGTGCTATGGCCGCATTAGGCTTCCGTGGTTTTCCGCTCTACATTCTGGTAGGTTGTTTTATCTGGTTCGCTCTAGATACTTCTGGGGTCCACGCCACTATCACAGGCGTTATACTTGGCCTAATGACGCCTGCACGCAGGTGGGTCAGCGACGAGCGCCTGTATGCCATACTAGACCAAGTCATCGCACAGCCGGGCGACGAACAAGGGAGCGGTGCCACCAAAAACCGGCAAACCCTGCAAGTAGCCGAGACGGCGGCACGCGAAACGCTGTCTCCTGTTGAACGCTTGGAGTATGCGTTACACCCTTGGGTTGGTTTTGTTATAATGCCGGTCTTCGCTCTTGCCAACGCTGGCCTTAAGCTGTCATTCGATGATACCGACAGCTCTGTTGTAGTAGCCGTAGTAGCCGGCTTTACCCTTGGTAAACCAATGGGAATCCTGGCATTCAGCTGGCTGGCTGTCCGTTTGCATCTCGCTGTTCGCCCCCCCGACCTGAGTTGGAAATTGATAGCTGGGGGCGGGTTGCTTGCCGGAATAGGCTTTACCATGGCACTGTTCATTGCAAACCTGGCCTTCAGCGAAAGTTTAGTTGAGAGTGCTAAAGCCGGAATTCTGTTGGCCTCCGTATTTTCGGCAGTGGCGGGTCTTGCCCTCTTGAGGTGGTGGCCGGTGCATGAGAGACGGCCATGA
- a CDS encoding calcineurin-like phosphoesterase C-terminal domain-containing protein — MKKSALLVGSLLFAFAVQAQSTVTGYVYEDANRNGKKERREKGIAQVAVSNGREVVLTDEKGRYELPVSQDNIISVIKPSGYRVALNDENLPQFYYIHKPKGSPDLKFKGVGATGNIPKSVDFALVAAEEKEEYTTLLFGDPQPYTKEEVDFFARGIVSEVEGVKDVSFGLSLGDLVGNDLSLFSPYIAAVKKVGIPWYNLMGNHDINFDAKADSLADETYEAHFGPANYAFNYGKVHFIVLDDVLYPDPRDAKGYWGGFRKDQLEFIENDLKFVPKDHLVVLAFHIPISEPGSGDAFRDEDRQRLFDLLKDFPHTLSLSAHTHLQRQDFFTKADGWHQEKSHHHYNAGTTSGDWYKGQLDENGIPVSTMRDGTPKGYAFIHFKGNKYVIDYKAAGHAKDYQIEVFAPKVVEHGRKTSAGIYANFFMGSEQDSVIYRVDNGEWKAMEHQKEYDPVFVHSLQEWDYAEELLPGRRPSNATQSTHLWRGSIPTKLEPGEHIIEVRATDMFGRTFTQQSSYRIVSSKIAQ, encoded by the coding sequence ATGAAAAAATCAGCATTATTAGTAGGTAGCCTGCTTTTTGCCTTTGCAGTACAGGCCCAATCTACGGTTACAGGGTATGTGTACGAAGATGCAAACAGGAACGGAAAAAAAGAGCGTCGCGAGAAAGGCATAGCCCAGGTAGCCGTCTCCAACGGACGGGAAGTTGTACTTACAGATGAAAAAGGTAGATACGAGTTGCCAGTTAGCCAGGACAATATTATTTCAGTGATAAAGCCGAGCGGTTACAGAGTTGCCTTGAATGATGAGAACCTGCCCCAGTTCTACTACATCCACAAACCGAAGGGTTCCCCTGATCTCAAGTTCAAAGGAGTGGGGGCCACTGGAAATATCCCTAAGTCAGTAGACTTCGCCTTAGTGGCAGCTGAGGAAAAGGAAGAATATACCACACTTTTATTCGGCGATCCTCAACCTTACACTAAGGAGGAGGTAGATTTCTTTGCCCGTGGTATTGTCTCAGAGGTGGAAGGGGTAAAAGATGTTTCGTTTGGCCTAAGTTTGGGAGACCTGGTAGGCAACGACCTAAGCCTCTTCAGCCCCTATATAGCAGCGGTTAAAAAGGTAGGTATCCCTTGGTACAACCTGATGGGCAACCACGACATTAACTTTGATGCCAAGGCAGACTCTCTGGCCGATGAAACATATGAGGCACATTTTGGTCCGGCCAACTATGCCTTTAACTACGGAAAGGTACACTTCATCGTGCTGGACGATGTGCTTTATCCAGATCCGAGGGATGCAAAAGGCTACTGGGGCGGTTTTAGGAAAGATCAACTTGAATTTATAGAAAATGATCTGAAGTTTGTTCCGAAAGACCACCTGGTGGTGCTCGCTTTTCATATCCCTATAAGTGAGCCTGGCAGTGGAGATGCTTTCAGGGATGAGGACAGGCAACGGCTTTTCGACCTGTTGAAGGACTTCCCGCATACGCTCTCCCTTTCAGCGCACACACACCTTCAGAGGCAGGACTTCTTTACCAAAGCAGACGGATGGCATCAGGAGAAGTCGCACCACCATTACAATGCTGGAACCACCTCCGGCGATTGGTACAAAGGCCAACTTGATGAAAATGGTATACCTGTCTCCACTATGCGTGACGGCACCCCCAAAGGCTATGCCTTTATTCATTTTAAAGGTAATAAGTATGTGATAGATTATAAAGCAGCTGGCCATGCTAAGGATTACCAGATCGAAGTGTTTGCCCCGAAGGTAGTGGAACACGGCAGAAAGACCTCAGCAGGTATCTATGCTAATTTCTTTATGGGCAGTGAGCAGGATTCGGTGATATACCGTGTAGACAACGGTGAATGGAAGGCAATGGAGCACCAGAAAGAGTATGATCCTGTGTTTGTGCACAGCCTTCAGGAGTGGGATTACGCCGAGGAGCTGTTGCCAGGAAGAAGACCATCAAATGCTACTCAATCTACGCACCTGTGGCGCGGCAGCATTCCTACCAAGCTGGAGCCAGGAGAGCATATTATAGAGGTGAGAGCCACCGATATGTTCGGCAGAACCTTCACCCAGCAGAGCAGCTACAGAATTGTCTCATCTAAAATAGCACAGTAA